One genomic region from Ptychodera flava strain L36383 chromosome 5, AS_Pfla_20210202, whole genome shotgun sequence encodes:
- the LOC139132698 gene encoding beta-1 adrenergic receptor-like produces MDPVHIDRFIQTTIVCTVCTLAIFGNIINIIVLSRTNKIPVTTCCFMISLAFSDLGVGIFGVFSIPVAITTNWVYGNGWCVFCAIQLHVFLSASIASLLLISVLRFLAIILPFRYLRWFTHRRVITLIIIKWIVLELHAVILGAAHEQFYGYLKHAYICYPRYGSTDFEVITTVSMTVLVFLPSIVIIVIYVRIMRISWVHSRQISSQLSNRDDVTNRNSTTRLMMSDWRNMKAARMFLVVCGGFQVSWYPYAVITTINSMRVFHGGATPWTVFSMVWLGASSSILNVLIRLSGLWQNRQ; encoded by the coding sequence ATGGATCCCGTTCACATTGACCGATTTATCCAAACGACAATTGTCTGCACCGTATGCACTCTTGCCATATTCGGcaacatcatcaacatcatcgtTTTATCACGAACTAACAAGATTCCTGTGACGACCTGTTGCTTCATGATATCGCTGGCCTTTTCCGATCTCGGAGTCGGCATCTTCGGTGTTTTCTCCATCCCCGTTGCCATCACGACAAACTGGGTTTATGGCAACGGCTGGTGCGTATTCTGCGCCATCCAGCTCCATGTGTTCTTGTCGGCATCGATAGCGTCTCTGCTGCTCATCAGCGTGCTAAGATTTCTGGCCATCATCTTGCCTTTCAGGTATCTTCGATGGTTCACCCACCGTCGTGTAATCActctcatcatcatcaaatgGATTGTTCTTGAACTTCACGCCGTCATTCTCGGTGCAGCGCACGAACAGTTTTACGGCTACCTCAAGCATGCCTACATATGCTACCCAAGGTACGGCAGTACCGACTTTGAAGTGATAACGACCGTGTCGATGACTGTTCTGGTCTTTCTTCCATCGATTGTCATCATAGTTATATATGTACGAATTATGCGGATTTCATGGGTGCACTCCCGTCAGATCAGCAGTCAGTTGTCGAACAGGGACGACGTAACGAATCGAAATAGCACAACTAGACTCATGATGTCAGACTGGCGAAATATGAAAGCTGCCAGAATGTTTCTGGTGGTGTGTGGAGGTTTCCAAGTGTCCTGGTATCCGTACGCAGTGATAACCACCATTAACTCTATGAGGGTGTTCCATGGAGGCGCAACTCCATGGACAGTCTTCAGTATGGTATGGCTCGGCGCTTCAAGCAGCATTTTAAACGTGCTAATCCGGCTTTCCGGGCTATGGCAAAACAGACAGTGA